Proteins found in one Parcubacteria group bacterium genomic segment:
- the gatB gene encoding Asp-tRNA(Asn)/Glu-tRNA(Gln) amidotransferase subunit GatB codes for MSKYTPVIGMEIHVELKTKSKMFCTCKNGLGLETEPNINICPVCTAQPGTLPVPNRQAIEFVQLAGLALNCQLRLDSKFDRKNYFYPDIPKGYQISQYDQPFCEAGHLDVLGKKIGVTRIHLEEDTGKLVHPKGVNYSLVDFNRAGVPLMELVTEPDIETAEEARVFCQKLQQICRYLKISDADMEKGHMRCEVNLSLYKAGEEKLSGTKVEVKNINSFKFVEKAIAYEIQRQTEALEKGEKIVQETRGWDSNRNMTISQRKKESAHDYRYFPEPDIPPFQFDAGYAKELKRKLSELPDQKVKRFKEEYALADDAILVLTTDPALADYFENVVSEIKEKIDCKEFSVTLEKCLALSANYIVGELRKHLMTNGEGIENLKITPENYAELIAIIGEGKISSSGAQTVLAEMYATGGDPSQIIEAKNLIQMSDAGELENIVDAVLAKNEKSVADFKAGKENALKFLVGQVMAVSKGKANPQVAEELLRKKL; via the coding sequence ATGAGTAAATACACCCCCGTCATCGGCATGGAAATCCATGTGGAACTGAAAACTAAATCTAAGATGTTTTGTACGTGCAAAAACGGACTCGGATTGGAAACCGAGCCAAATATCAACATTTGTCCAGTTTGCACGGCGCAACCCGGGACGCTTCCTGTGCCGAATCGCCAAGCGATTGAGTTTGTGCAATTGGCTGGGTTGGCTTTGAATTGTCAGTTGCGATTAGACTCTAAATTTGACCGTAAGAACTATTTCTATCCCGATATTCCCAAGGGCTATCAAATTTCTCAATATGACCAGCCATTTTGCGAAGCAGGGCATCTGGATGTCTTGGGGAAGAAAATCGGAGTGACACGAATTCATTTGGAAGAAGACACGGGAAAATTGGTTCATCCCAAAGGCGTGAATTATTCTTTGGTTGATTTTAATCGCGCGGGTGTGCCACTTATGGAGCTTGTGACGGAACCGGACATCGAAACTGCCGAAGAGGCGCGCGTGTTTTGCCAGAAGTTGCAACAGATCTGTCGGTATCTCAAGATTTCGGACGCGGATATGGAAAAGGGGCATATGCGTTGCGAAGTTAATTTATCTTTATACAAAGCAGGTGAAGAAAAACTGTCCGGGACGAAAGTGGAAGTGAAAAACATCAACTCGTTCAAATTTGTGGAAAAAGCGATTGCTTATGAGATCCAGCGACAGACGGAAGCGTTGGAAAAAGGCGAGAAGATTGTCCAGGAAACCCGCGGTTGGGATTCTAATCGTAATATGACAATTTCTCAACGCAAGAAAGAATCGGCGCATGACTATCGCTATTTTCCTGAACCGGATATCCCGCCATTTCAATTTGATGCAGGATACGCAAAGGAGCTGAAAAGAAAATTGTCGGAATTGCCTGATCAGAAAGTGAAGCGTTTCAAGGAGGAATATGCTCTCGCCGATGATGCAATTTTAGTCCTTACGACTGATCCGGCTCTCGCAGATTATTTTGAAAATGTCGTTAGTGAAATTAAGGAGAAAATTGATTGCAAAGAATTTTCCGTTACGCTCGAAAAATGCTTGGCACTTTCCGCTAACTATATTGTCGGAGAGTTGCGAAAGCATCTGATGACTAACGGCGAAGGAATAGAAAATTTGAAAATTACGCCGGAAAATTATGCCGAACTGATTGCTATTATCGGCGAAGGCAAGATCAGTTCTTCCGGAGCGCAAACAGTCCTGGCGGAAATGTATGCAACTGGCGGTGATCCATCGCAAATAATTGAGGCGAAAAATTTGATCCAAATGAGCGATGCAGGCGAGCTGGAAAATATCGTCGACGCAGTCCTTGCAAAAAATGAAAAATCTGTCGCAGACTTCAAAGCGGGAAAAGAAAACGCACTGAAATTTTTAGTTGGGCAAGTGATGGCGGTGTCTAAAGGCAAAGCTAATCCGCAAGTGGCGGAAGAGCTGTTGCGGAAGAAGTTGTGA
- a CDS encoding dihydrofolate reductase family protein: protein MKVIMMMAMTLDGKIAKSSDHFPDWTSREDKKLFQKASKEAGVVIMGDKTFFTFPSPLKERLNVVFTLEENPKTIEGVKWVKGEPEAVIGELEGLGYESAILGGGAFINGLFLERKLIDEIWITIEPKIFGDGLSLFKGDFDAELKLNSIEKINTNSVVLKYSVLY from the coding sequence ATGAAAGTAATAATGATGATGGCGATGACATTGGATGGCAAAATTGCCAAGTCCAGCGATCATTTTCCTGATTGGACAAGCAGAGAGGATAAAAAATTATTTCAAAAAGCTTCCAAAGAAGCCGGTGTTGTAATCATGGGGGATAAGACTTTTTTCACTTTTCCTTCTCCGCTGAAAGAGCGTTTGAATGTGGTTTTCACTTTGGAAGAAAACCCAAAAACAATTGAAGGCGTGAAGTGGGTCAAGGGCGAGCCAGAAGCGGTTATTGGAGAGTTGGAAGGCTTGGGATATGAGTCGGCGATTCTTGGCGGTGGCGCTTTTATCAACGGGCTTTTCTTGGAGCGTAAATTAATCGATGAAATCTGGATTACAATTGAGCCAAAAATATTTGGCGATGGACTCTCGCTGTTTAAGGGTGATTTTGATGCAGAGTTGAAGCTAAATAGCATTGAGAAGATCAATACTAACTCCGTGGTCTTGAAATACAGCGTTTTATATTAA
- a CDS encoding HD domain-containing protein, translated as MQRDIDFLFEVGRMRFMQRAWQRFFLTKVANDTEHTFRVMWLALLIAKKEKRGNHERIMKLALSHDISESRSMDVDYMSRQYVKRNEEQAVQDTLAGTTFEKEFMELFKEMEKRETIEAKIVKDADNLDIDLELMEQKDANEKIFQSKVGGRKKVIPPKLFTNTAKKIFKEIYLSDVNSWHANSKQNRYRSSDWNK; from the coding sequence ATGCAAAGGGATATCGATTTTTTGTTTGAAGTGGGACGGATGAGATTTATGCAAAGGGCTTGGCAGCGGTTTTTTTTGACCAAAGTAGCTAACGACACGGAGCATACCTTTCGGGTAATGTGGCTGGCCCTTCTCATCGCCAAGAAAGAAAAAAGGGGTAACCATGAACGGATAATGAAACTGGCACTTTCCCATGATATTTCCGAAAGCCGGTCGATGGATGTGGACTATATGTCGCGACAATATGTCAAAAGAAATGAAGAACAAGCAGTCCAGGACACGCTCGCTGGGACTACTTTTGAAAAAGAATTCATGGAACTGTTCAAAGAAATGGAAAAAAGAGAAACGATTGAAGCAAAAATTGTCAAAGACGCAGATAATCTAGACATAGATTTGGAGCTGATGGAGCAAAAAGATGCTAATGAAAAAATCTTTCAATCAAAAGTAGGGGGGCGAAAGAAAGTGATTCCTCCGAAATTGTTTACAAATACTGCTAAAAAAATCTTTAAGGAAATTTATCTTAGTGATGTAAATAGTTGGCATGCAAATTCGAAGCAGAATAGATATCGATCAAGTGATTGGAATAAATAA
- the thyA gene encoding thymidylate synthase, with the protein MPTFSDIVPMKPFAERTPDEQYKNMLRDVLENGVEAISQQGTNALTRIGSIPMRFKLENGFPVITERNMNPTMATLPVTIWQQAIGEICGFINGARTVEELEKYGCYWWDMWCTEKKCSKRGLPTGDLGPGSYGAAFHDFPTSEGTPFNQFQHIVEQIKEEPQLRTHFISPWIPQYTGRGKGKTQKVVVCPCHGWINIRIVNNKLTLHMMQRSGDTPIGVPSNMVQYAALTMMLAHVTGTEAYEYVHTISDAHIFVDQIFAVEKMLERESRPLPTMKINTEKTNLFDFRREDFELSDYNPHPGIKGIPVAI; encoded by the coding sequence ATGCCAACATTTAGTGACATTGTGCCCATGAAGCCCTTCGCGGAAAGAACGCCAGATGAGCAATATAAAAATATGCTCCGGGATGTTTTGGAAAACGGTGTAGAAGCAATTTCTCAGCAAGGCACTAACGCCCTAACCAGAATTGGCTCAATTCCGATGCGCTTTAAGCTAGAAAATGGCTTCCCAGTGATAACCGAACGCAATATGAACCCAACAATGGCCACACTCCCGGTCACAATCTGGCAACAAGCGATTGGCGAGATTTGTGGTTTCATTAACGGCGCTCGGACTGTCGAAGAATTGGAAAAATATGGTTGTTACTGGTGGGATATGTGGTGTACAGAAAAAAAATGCTCCAAGCGCGGTCTCCCCACGGGAGATTTAGGACCAGGCTCATATGGCGCCGCATTTCATGATTTTCCTACGAGCGAAGGAACGCCTTTCAATCAATTTCAACATATCGTTGAACAAATTAAAGAAGAACCACAACTGCGAACGCATTTTATCTCTCCCTGGATCCCGCAATACACAGGACGAGGAAAAGGCAAGACCCAAAAAGTAGTCGTTTGCCCATGCCATGGCTGGATCAATATCCGCATTGTTAATAATAAGCTCACCCTGCACATGATGCAACGCTCAGGAGACACGCCAATTGGTGTGCCGTCTAATATGGTGCAATATGCCGCCCTCACAATGATGCTGGCTCACGTCACGGGCACTGAGGCCTATGAATATGTCCACACCATCTCTGACGCCCATATCTTTGTTGATCAAATTTTTGCGGTAGAAAAAATGCTTGAGCGCGAATCACGACCACTCCCGACAATGAAAATCAATACAGAAAAAACAAATTTATTCGATTTTCGCCGAGAAGATTTCGAACTTTCTGATTATAACCCACATCCGGGCATCAAAGGCATTCCTGTCGCGATATAA
- a CDS encoding deaminase, whose amino-acid sequence MDTENKKLKKIIIAYVPVLHAGYLRFFEKYKDAQLYIFGSELISKFDYLYKEIRALDPKKMQKAVESLGVFDEVRVLDEKKLEQFQKEEVEIIMPNEDIMRTLAKEYFSDKKVIFDAIFLRWDKHNTVREFPVNPDIKISQAKFDKQLMLLANDASKESSDWWRRVGSVVVKDGEIILSACNHHVPSEHMPFVNGDPRSGFHKGMHLDLSTAIHAEAAVIAEAARQGISLEGASIYVTHFPCPPCAKSIAYSGIKKLYYNIGYGVLDGESILKEKGVEIILVDMELPQEKDLGNVAYEK is encoded by the coding sequence ATGGACACGGAAAATAAAAAATTAAAGAAAATAATCATCGCCTACGTCCCAGTGCTTCACGCGGGTTATTTGCGTTTTTTTGAAAAATATAAAGATGCCCAGCTCTATATTTTTGGGTCAGAGTTGATTTCAAAATTTGATTACCTTTACAAAGAAATTCGCGCTCTTGATCCAAAAAAGATGCAAAAAGCGGTTGAGTCTCTAGGGGTTTTTGACGAAGTGCGAGTTTTGGACGAAAAAAAGCTAGAGCAGTTCCAGAAGGAAGAAGTGGAAATTATCATGCCTAACGAGGATATTATGCGCACCCTTGCTAAGGAATATTTTTCCGATAAAAAAGTGATTTTTGATGCAATTTTTTTACGTTGGGATAAACACAATACTGTGCGGGAATTTCCCGTCAATCCTGACATAAAAATTTCACAAGCTAAGTTTGACAAGCAACTGATGCTTTTGGCTAATGATGCGTCGAAAGAGAGTTCGGACTGGTGGCGCAGAGTTGGTAGCGTCGTTGTGAAAGACGGAGAAATAATTCTTTCTGCTTGTAATCATCATGTTCCGTCAGAACATATGCCATTTGTGAACGGAGATCCGCGCAGTGGCTTTCATAAGGGCATGCATCTCGATCTTTCAACGGCCATTCACGCTGAAGCGGCAGTTATTGCAGAAGCGGCCAGACAGGGGATTAGTCTTGAGGGGGCAAGCATCTATGTGACCCACTTTCCTTGCCCGCCGTGCGCCAAGTCAATCGCCTACAGCGGAATCAAAAAACTTTATTACAACATCGGCTATGGAGTTCTCGATGGAGAAAGCATCTTGAAAGAAAAAGGGGTGGAAATAATCTTGGTTGATATGGAATTGCCACAAGAAAAAGATTTGGGGAATGTGGCGTATGAAAAATAG
- a CDS encoding adenylyltransferase/cytidyltransferase family protein — MRKMKKKEKGTEKEKIVQPKGLFGGKCILDPEELEAAISHCKGLGMKIVLTMGSWDMVHIGHARYFMEAKKHGDILVVGVDDDKKIRIRKGPDRPIVPQNERMEMVAHLRYVDLVVLKPHNAPKWQMTKMVKPDVLIATQETYNKKQLEELNEFCGKIVVLEPQATTSTSAKIRRLQISTAKKLEEKLTPRILEAIERSLSEIKEEKKKKDPTKE, encoded by the coding sequence ATGCGTAAAATGAAAAAGAAAGAAAAGGGAACTGAAAAGGAAAAAATCGTTCAACCCAAGGGACTATTCGGCGGTAAGTGCATCTTGGATCCCGAGGAATTGGAAGCGGCTATTAGCCATTGCAAGGGACTAGGAATGAAAATCGTTCTCACGATGGGATCTTGGGATATGGTGCATATCGGACACGCTAGATATTTTATGGAAGCGAAAAAGCACGGGGATATTTTAGTGGTCGGAGTGGATGATGATAAGAAAATTAGGATCAGAAAGGGACCAGATCGCCCAATTGTACCGCAAAATGAAAGAATGGAAATGGTGGCGCATTTGCGCTATGTCGATTTGGTTGTTCTGAAACCACATAACGCTCCAAAGTGGCAAATGACAAAAATGGTGAAGCCGGATGTTCTTATCGCCACCCAAGAAACTTATAATAAAAAACAATTGGAAGAATTAAATGAATTTTGTGGAAAAATAGTCGTGCTTGAGCCACAAGCAACTACTTCCACTAGCGCCAAAATTCGCCGCTTGCAAATTTCAACTGCCAAGAAATTAGAGGAAAAATTGACGCCACGGATTCTTGAAGCAATTGAACGGTCCTTAAGTGAAATCAAGGAAGAGAAAAAGAAAAAGGATCCTACAAAAGAGTAA
- a CDS encoding AAA family ATPase — translation MKLMKIILGIAGEIASGKGTIAKHITETHNGSAHRFSTSLRDVARRMHLEESRENLQKISTLFRDNFDGDILSRVVCHDVEADVHQVIVIDGVRRMADIKYLKSLPGFKLVYIEADLDTRYHRITKRRENSDDAQKTYAEFVADNEKEAESQIKDLKNYADFVVNNESTFLELYHQVDKIIEDLKK, via the coding sequence ATGAAACTCATGAAAATCATCTTAGGTATTGCGGGAGAAATTGCCAGTGGCAAAGGCACGATAGCCAAACATATCACAGAGACGCATAACGGCAGTGCGCATCGCTTTTCAACATCGTTGCGAGATGTGGCGCGTCGGATGCATCTGGAAGAAAGTCGGGAAAATTTGCAAAAAATTTCCACACTTTTTCGGGATAATTTTGACGGTGACATTTTGTCTCGCGTAGTTTGTCATGATGTGGAAGCGGATGTGCATCAAGTGATCGTGATTGATGGCGTGCGCCGGATGGCAGACATCAAATATCTCAAAAGCCTCCCGGGTTTTAAGCTGGTCTATATCGAAGCGGACTTGGACACTCGTTATCATCGCATTACTAAGCGGAGAGAAAACAGTGATGACGCCCAAAAAACCTATGCGGAGTTTGTCGCTGACAATGAAAAAGAAGCTGAATCACAGATTAAAGATTTGAAAAATTATGCCGATTTCGTGGTTAATAATGAAAGCACATTTTTGGAGTTATATCATCAAGTGGATAAAATTATCGAAGATTTAAAGAAATAA